In Actinoplanes derwentensis, the following proteins share a genomic window:
- a CDS encoding glycosyltransferase: MRIMFVSVPLQGHLLPLIPFAAACRDAGHDVILASGGFPPDVLGLRSEDIGAGFDLPRSALRTTVGNPRLALAELRGAAGHSMVGEIFGRANLALVEPLTALAERERPDVIVFEPLSEAGAIVAGRLSIPSVLQENTLWPADELFRSVTASSSFAGLTVPAPSLTISVIPPSLRAGAIVGAVTMRPVPSSGGGPIPGWLRTPGDRPRVLVSRSTLQGPAPGDPTAAVIAAATSVDAEFVLVRAKIKRRLPANVRPVGRVPIAEALPFAAGFIHHAGAGSILGGLAAGVPQLVAPGPGDRTHNAGMLAGSGAGLSVAAKSITAADLTRLLTDPALRAAARDVAAEIASMPSPAEVVPALERLV; this comes from the coding sequence ATGCGCATCATGTTCGTTTCGGTTCCGCTGCAGGGTCACCTGCTGCCGTTGATCCCGTTCGCTGCCGCGTGCCGGGATGCCGGGCACGACGTGATCCTGGCGTCCGGTGGGTTCCCGCCCGATGTCCTCGGTCTGCGGTCCGAGGACATCGGGGCCGGCTTCGACCTGCCGCGCAGTGCGCTGCGCACCACCGTGGGCAATCCGCGTCTGGCCCTTGCCGAACTGCGCGGGGCCGCTGGTCACTCCATGGTCGGGGAGATCTTCGGCCGGGCCAACCTGGCGCTGGTGGAGCCGCTGACGGCCCTGGCCGAGCGGGAACGCCCCGACGTGATCGTCTTCGAGCCGCTCAGTGAGGCCGGGGCGATCGTGGCGGGGCGGCTGTCGATTCCGTCGGTGCTGCAGGAGAACACGCTGTGGCCCGCCGACGAACTGTTCCGGTCGGTGACGGCCAGCAGCTCCTTCGCCGGTCTGACAGTGCCCGCTCCGAGCCTGACGATTTCGGTCATCCCGCCGAGTCTGCGGGCCGGTGCCATCGTGGGCGCGGTGACGATGCGCCCGGTGCCGTCCTCGGGCGGCGGCCCGATCCCCGGCTGGCTGCGCACTCCCGGTGACCGGCCGCGGGTCCTGGTCAGCCGCAGCACCCTGCAGGGCCCGGCGCCGGGCGATCCGACGGCCGCGGTGATCGCCGCCGCTACGTCGGTGGATGCCGAGTTCGTGCTGGTCCGAGCCAAGATCAAGAGAAGATTGCCGGCTAACGTACGGCCGGTCGGGCGCGTCCCCATCGCCGAGGCACTGCCGTTCGCGGCCGGGTTCATCCACCACGCCGGGGCCGGCAGCATCCTGGGTGGCCTGGCCGCCGGAGTGCCGCAGTTGGTGGCACCCGGCCCCGGCGACCGCACCCACAACGCCGGCATGCTGGCCGGAAGCGGTGCCGGCCTCTCGGTCGCCGCGAAATCGATCACCGCCGCCGACCTGACCCGGCTGCTGACCGATCCGGCGCTGCGGGCCGCGGCCCGGGACGTGGCGGCCGAGATCGCGTCGATGCCGTCCCCGGCCGAGGTGGTTCCGGCCCTGGAGCGTCTGGTGTGA
- a CDS encoding lanthionine synthetase LanC family protein encodes MSVDQLTMPLENLAAGAVDWMIGAARSTGGGLTWASTATGDEADHTLYSGGAGIVLALLEAQRHFRDDRYGDAAVRGAAAMAAAVDDEQDCSLYFGLSGTAVTLRAVHNLLGDPAADRAAVRALSRVRSRFDGRRWGDMFELLFGNAGIALGALHAGDLDLAVLAVEPYLDTADRTPGGVNWAVRPSPPRSHHIAHGTLGIVSALAAVGAAAGRDDLIELALAGAADVVSRDEAGPAGFLVPHSDPPHRPDLIERYSYGWCNGPAGDAQVFRLLGALTGDAAWTVLADRCWHTVTHCGLPRRVRPGFWDNNGRCCGTAGVLALACDRHVEQGESLDFAGVLVDDLVTLATVDADGVRWSNHEHRATPSTLEPHVGWAMGNAGIVRELLRFARVAAGADPAYAVAWPDQPTASRRT; translated from the coding sequence GTGAGCGTCGACCAGCTGACCATGCCATTGGAGAACCTGGCCGCGGGAGCCGTCGACTGGATGATCGGGGCGGCACGCAGCACCGGCGGCGGCTTGACGTGGGCGAGTACCGCGACCGGCGATGAGGCTGACCACACGCTGTACAGCGGCGGGGCGGGGATCGTGCTGGCACTGCTGGAAGCCCAGCGTCACTTCCGGGACGACCGCTACGGCGACGCCGCTGTCCGTGGCGCGGCAGCGATGGCCGCCGCTGTCGACGACGAACAGGACTGTTCGTTGTATTTCGGTCTGTCCGGGACCGCGGTGACCCTGCGCGCGGTACACAACCTGCTCGGCGATCCCGCTGCGGACCGGGCCGCCGTACGGGCGCTGAGCCGGGTGCGCTCGCGTTTCGACGGCCGGCGCTGGGGTGACATGTTCGAGCTGCTCTTCGGCAACGCCGGCATCGCGCTGGGTGCGCTACACGCCGGTGACCTGGATCTCGCGGTCCTGGCCGTGGAGCCCTACCTCGACACCGCGGACCGGACTCCCGGCGGGGTCAACTGGGCGGTTCGCCCCAGCCCGCCGCGTTCGCATCACATCGCACACGGCACGCTGGGCATCGTGTCCGCGCTTGCGGCCGTGGGCGCCGCCGCCGGCCGCGACGACCTGATCGAACTGGCCCTGGCCGGGGCCGCCGACGTGGTGTCGCGTGACGAGGCGGGACCGGCGGGTTTCCTCGTTCCGCATTCCGACCCGCCGCACCGGCCCGACCTGATCGAGCGCTACAGCTACGGCTGGTGCAACGGCCCGGCGGGCGACGCGCAGGTCTTCCGGCTGCTCGGTGCGCTCACCGGGGACGCCGCCTGGACCGTGCTGGCCGACCGGTGCTGGCACACCGTCACTCACTGCGGACTTCCGCGCCGTGTGCGCCCCGGTTTCTGGGACAACAACGGCCGGTGCTGCGGGACCGCCGGAGTCCTGGCGCTGGCCTGCGACCGGCATGTCGAGCAGGGGGAGTCGCTCGACTTCGCCGGCGTGCTGGTCGACGACCTGGTCACCCTCGCGACCGTCGACGCCGACGGGGTGCGCTGGTCGAATCACGAGCACCGGGCGACACCGAGCACGCTCGAACCCCACGTCGGCTGGGCGATGGGTAATGCCGGCATCGTCCGTGAACTGTTGCGGTTCGCCCGGGTCGCTGCCGGGGCGGATCCCGCGTACGCGGTGGCCTGGCCCGACCAGCCGACGGCGTCGCGCCGCACGTGA
- a CDS encoding HAD domain-containing protein, whose protein sequence is MNRPVWLLDVDGVLNATRPGWSAAPRNGTAYGDGHPYRLRWAPALISRIRALHRAESVTVRWCSTWCADADQVERLFALPPLERAWTGPIDHREAPAAKLAAAHAVLDQGRRLIWTDDDAVPTSGPVYDELVATGRALLIAPRANRGLQPGHLDTIEAFVSATGVLDRADAAPRSTGTA, encoded by the coding sequence GTGAACCGGCCGGTCTGGTTGCTCGACGTCGACGGTGTCCTCAACGCCACCCGGCCCGGGTGGAGCGCCGCACCTCGCAACGGCACCGCCTACGGCGACGGCCACCCGTACCGGCTGCGCTGGGCGCCGGCCCTGATCTCCCGCATCCGGGCCCTGCATCGCGCGGAGAGTGTCACCGTGCGCTGGTGCTCCACCTGGTGCGCCGACGCCGACCAGGTGGAGCGCCTGTTCGCCCTGCCACCGCTGGAACGCGCGTGGACCGGCCCGATCGATCACCGCGAGGCACCCGCGGCCAAACTGGCCGCCGCGCACGCCGTTCTGGATCAGGGCCGGCGGTTGATCTGGACCGATGACGACGCCGTGCCCACCAGCGGACCGGTGTACGACGAACTCGTCGCGACCGGCCGCGCGCTGCTGATCGCACCCCGGGCCAACCGTGGTCTGCAGCCCGGACACCTCGACACGATCGAGGCCTTCGTGTCGGCCACCGGCGTGCTGGACCGGGCCGATGCGGCGCCCCGGTCGACCGGTACTGCCTGA
- a CDS encoding SRPBCC family protein yields the protein MATATSSHRHLAAQIDRPAKDVYDYVSDPANLPEWAPGLGSTIELVGGEWMMDSTLGRITVTFAPRNEFGILDHHVRLESGETFYNPVRVIPDGDGCEVVFTVRRAPATSDEDFERDVRAVSSDLAGLKRLLESQG from the coding sequence ATGGCTACTGCGACCTCTTCACATCGGCATCTGGCCGCGCAGATCGACCGTCCGGCCAAGGACGTCTACGACTACGTCTCGGACCCGGCGAACCTGCCGGAGTGGGCGCCAGGGCTGGGCAGCACGATCGAGCTGGTCGGCGGCGAGTGGATGATGGACTCGACGCTGGGCCGGATCACGGTCACCTTCGCGCCGCGCAACGAGTTCGGCATCCTCGACCACCATGTGCGGCTGGAGTCGGGGGAGACCTTCTACAACCCGGTCCGGGTGATTCCCGACGGCGACGGTTGCGAGGTGGTGTTCACGGTTCGCCGGGCGCCCGCGACCAGCGACGAGGATTTCGAACGTGACGTGCGGGCGGTGTCGTCCGATCTGGCCGGCCTGAAGCGTCTGCTGGAGAGCCAGGGATGA
- a CDS encoding pentapeptide repeat-containing protein, producing the protein MKTITTRDWDASAGKQRKHDEVRFSSLDLCETDLEGVEFSGCVFYDSRFNCSQQVDVAYLNCRFVNCNFFDATFTNCKTVGSSFDGCTFDLTTVDGGDWSFISLPRADLGTASFTGVRMREADLTGTRCRNGTMRGLDLSAAQLTGADFTGCDLRGTDLHAVDPRTTELRDAIITADQAIVLAMALGLQIRDA; encoded by the coding sequence GTGAAGACGATCACCACCCGGGACTGGGACGCCTCCGCCGGCAAGCAACGCAAGCATGACGAGGTGCGGTTCTCGTCGCTGGACCTGTGCGAGACCGACCTGGAGGGCGTCGAATTCTCCGGCTGCGTCTTCTACGACTCCCGGTTCAACTGTTCCCAGCAGGTCGACGTCGCCTACCTGAACTGCCGTTTCGTCAACTGCAACTTCTTCGACGCGACGTTCACCAACTGCAAGACCGTCGGCAGTTCGTTCGACGGCTGCACCTTCGACCTGACCACCGTCGACGGCGGCGACTGGTCGTTCATCTCACTCCCCCGCGCCGACCTCGGCACCGCGAGTTTCACCGGCGTCCGGATGCGCGAAGCCGACCTGACCGGCACCCGCTGCCGCAACGGCACGATGCGCGGCCTGGACCTGTCCGCCGCCCAGCTCACCGGAGCCGACTTCACCGGCTGCGACCTGCGCGGCACCGACCTGCACGCCGTCGACCCGCGCACCACCGAACTCCGCGACGCGATCATCACCGCCGACCAGGCCATCGTCCTGGCGATGGCCCTCGGCCTGCAGATCCGCGACGCCTGA
- a CDS encoding aldo/keto reductase codes for MEYRNVGHSGLRVSELCLGTMTFGKEADEAESHAILDTFVAAGGDFIDTADVYSGGVSEEIVGRWLGRQRRDSLVVATKGFWGTGDAANDHGSGRKHLIAAVHDSLRRLGTDYIDLYQLHCFDETTPVEETLSTLDQLVRTGKVRHLGVSNYAAWQLQRSVDVARFRGWEPFVASQPLYNLIDREIETEHVPVCRNEGVGIIPWSPMRGGWLTGKYRRGMTAAPAGARWDGDQQPWLGNWENSVDERVWRVTDTLIDVATAVDHSPAQVALRWVSQQPGVTAPIVGARSVAQLTDTLGVTGWTLDEKHLDQLTAAGDQPLPYPHGYLARSPRRRS; via the coding sequence ATGGAGTACCGGAATGTCGGGCACAGCGGACTTCGCGTCAGTGAGCTGTGCCTCGGGACGATGACGTTCGGCAAGGAAGCGGACGAGGCGGAGTCGCACGCGATCCTCGACACGTTCGTCGCGGCGGGCGGTGACTTCATCGACACCGCCGACGTGTATTCGGGCGGGGTCTCCGAAGAGATCGTCGGGCGGTGGCTCGGGCGGCAACGGCGTGACTCGCTGGTCGTGGCGACCAAGGGGTTCTGGGGCACCGGCGACGCCGCCAACGACCACGGGTCCGGGCGCAAGCACCTGATCGCGGCCGTGCACGACAGCCTGCGGCGGCTCGGCACCGACTACATCGACCTGTACCAGCTGCACTGTTTCGACGAGACGACACCCGTCGAGGAGACGCTGTCCACGCTCGACCAGCTGGTTCGTACCGGCAAGGTCAGGCATCTGGGGGTCAGCAACTACGCCGCGTGGCAGTTGCAGAGGTCGGTGGACGTGGCCCGCTTCCGCGGCTGGGAACCGTTCGTGGCGTCGCAGCCCCTCTACAACCTGATCGACCGGGAGATCGAGACCGAGCACGTGCCGGTGTGCCGCAACGAAGGCGTCGGGATCATCCCCTGGTCGCCGATGCGCGGCGGCTGGCTGACCGGCAAGTACCGGCGCGGCATGACCGCCGCCCCGGCCGGCGCCCGCTGGGACGGCGACCAGCAGCCGTGGCTCGGCAACTGGGAGAACAGCGTCGACGAACGAGTCTGGCGGGTCACCGACACCCTGATCGACGTCGCCACCGCGGTGGACCACAGCCCGGCCCAGGTCGCGTTGCGGTGGGTGTCGCAGCAGCCCGGCGTGACCGCGCCGATCGTCGGCGCCCGCAGCGTCGCCCAGCTGACCGACACCCTCGGGGTCACCGGCTGGACCCTCGACGAGAAACACCTCGACCAGTTGACGGCCGCCGGTGACCAGCCGCTGCCGTACCCGCACGGCTACTTGGCCCGATCCCCACGGCGCCGATCGTGA
- a CDS encoding Panacea domain-containing protein, producing the protein MTTNADSVLAAIDRERPGLRLGKKILLLFFVQGHHLADTGEPLFAEPMYATGSGVDVDDVTGEPAPLPADDLYLESIGYAVERYAALVPADLRALIQVSQPWQAATKPGTGSRIEWAHLRDWFRRPDETDDPDDERPNRAAGARAETLWADRRPE; encoded by the coding sequence GTGACTACGAATGCCGACTCGGTTCTCGCTGCCATCGATCGTGAACGTCCCGGCCTGCGGCTCGGCAAGAAGATCCTGCTGTTGTTCTTCGTTCAGGGGCATCATCTGGCCGACACCGGTGAACCGCTGTTCGCCGAACCCATGTATGCCACCGGCAGTGGTGTCGACGTCGACGACGTCACCGGCGAACCAGCCCCGCTTCCGGCCGATGACCTGTACCTGGAGTCCATCGGCTACGCCGTCGAACGCTATGCCGCCCTGGTCCCCGCCGACCTGCGGGCCTTGATCCAGGTGTCCCAGCCGTGGCAGGCCGCGACCAAACCCGGCACCGGATCACGCATCGAATGGGCGCATCTGCGTGACTGGTTCCGTCGGCCCGACGAGACCGACGACCCCGACGACGAACGACCGAACCGGGCCGCCGGCGCCCGCGCCGAGACCCTGTGGGCGGACCGCCGGCCGGAATGA
- a CDS encoding nucleotidyltransferase domain-containing protein produces MTTVVPPWAADAATALPYPLLFATVSGAHLYGFASTDSDLDLRAAHVLPPDEVVGLRTGPGTLERSGVRDGVELDIVSHDLLKFAKLLNSRNGYVLEQLLSPLTVVTTDVHAELKALAPGLLTSNHAHHYLGFARTQERLYHGTGQLKPALYTLRVLLTGIHLMRTGELECDLRVLGARLPYVPELIAAKREAEHGPLPAQAAAWLAADVPALRAELEDARDETTLPAHADPAAVAALHELVVRTRLAR; encoded by the coding sequence GTGACCACCGTAGTGCCGCCGTGGGCCGCCGACGCCGCCACCGCCCTGCCGTATCCCCTGCTCTTCGCCACCGTGAGCGGCGCCCACCTGTACGGTTTCGCCTCCACCGACTCCGACCTCGACCTGCGCGCCGCCCACGTGCTGCCGCCGGACGAGGTGGTCGGCCTGCGCACCGGCCCCGGCACCCTGGAACGGTCCGGCGTCCGCGACGGCGTCGAACTGGACATCGTCAGCCACGACCTGCTGAAGTTCGCCAAGCTCCTGAACAGCCGCAACGGCTACGTCCTGGAGCAACTGCTGTCCCCGCTGACGGTCGTCACCACGGACGTGCACGCTGAACTGAAAGCACTGGCGCCCGGCCTTCTCACCAGCAACCACGCCCACCACTACCTGGGGTTCGCCCGCACCCAGGAACGCCTCTACCACGGCACCGGCCAGCTCAAGCCCGCCCTGTACACGCTGCGTGTGCTGCTGACCGGCATCCACCTGATGCGCACCGGCGAACTGGAATGCGACCTGCGCGTGCTCGGCGCCCGCCTGCCCTACGTCCCGGAACTGATCGCCGCGAAACGCGAAGCCGAACACGGCCCGCTCCCGGCCCAGGCCGCGGCGTGGCTGGCCGCCGACGTCCCCGCACTGCGCGCCGAACTGGAGGACGCCCGCGACGAGACCACCCTGCCCGCACACGCCGACCCGGCCGCCGTCGCCGCCCTGCACGAACTGGTCGTCCGCACCCGCCTGGCCCGCTGA
- a CDS encoding nucleotidyltransferase domain-containing protein, producing the protein MIDLVERHTALAVVVGSRAYGLHGPGSDHDRRGVFVAPTRAFWTLDKPPTHLDGPAEEQFSWEIERFCALALQANPTVLEVLWSPIVESVDEDGRLLLATRQAFLSRRVAQTYGSYARDQLAKVASRRERTGEVNTKQAMHMIRLLLAGAHVLRTGDVLVDVTDLRDDLLAVRRGERPWEQVTAWAGRLQDELAAAAATTALPEHPDRAAVDRVLVAVRERNLK; encoded by the coding sequence ATGATCGACCTCGTCGAACGGCACACCGCCCTGGCGGTCGTGGTCGGCTCCCGCGCCTATGGTCTCCACGGGCCCGGATCCGACCACGACCGGCGGGGTGTGTTCGTGGCCCCGACCCGCGCCTTCTGGACCCTCGACAAGCCGCCCACCCACCTGGACGGGCCGGCCGAGGAGCAGTTCTCCTGGGAGATCGAACGGTTCTGCGCGCTCGCTCTGCAGGCGAACCCGACGGTCCTGGAAGTGCTGTGGTCACCGATCGTCGAGTCCGTCGACGAGGACGGGCGGCTGCTGCTGGCGACCCGGCAGGCGTTCCTGTCGCGGCGGGTCGCCCAGACCTACGGGTCGTACGCCCGTGACCAACTCGCCAAGGTGGCGTCCCGGCGCGAGCGGACCGGCGAGGTGAACACCAAGCAGGCCATGCACATGATCCGTCTGCTGCTGGCCGGTGCACACGTGCTGCGCACCGGCGATGTCCTGGTCGACGTGACAGACCTACGAGACGACCTGCTCGCGGTACGCCGGGGCGAACGCCCGTGGGAGCAGGTCACCGCCTGGGCCGGCCGTCTGCAGGACGAACTCGCCGCCGCGGCGGCCACCACGGCACTGCCCGAGCACCCTGATCGAGCCGCGGTGGACCGGGTGCTGGTGGCCGTACGAGAAAGGAACCTGAAGTGA
- the mgrA gene encoding L-glyceraldehyde 3-phosphate reductase has translation MPVTYFPAADRYAEMIYRRAGRSGLKLPAISLGLWHNFGDGRPGDRQADIVRRAFDLGVTHFDLANNYGPPPGSAETNFGRILKADFQQHRDEIVISTKAGYTMWDGPYGDWGSRKYLVSSLDQSLKRMDLDYVDVFYHHRPDPETPLEETMGALDAIVRSGKALYVGISNYSSEQAAEAARILRELGTPLLIHQPSYSMLNRWIEDDNLLDTLETAGAGCIAFSPLQQGLLTDRYLGGIPDDSRIRTSVFLNEDALDTKTLGRLHTLNDIAKRRGQSLAQLALVWALRDERMTSLIIGASSVQQLENNIAALGNLALDQSDLDEIDATLLDA, from the coding sequence GTGCCTGTGACGTACTTCCCTGCCGCCGACCGCTACGCCGAAATGATCTACCGGCGTGCTGGTCGCAGCGGCCTCAAACTTCCCGCCATCAGCCTGGGCCTCTGGCACAACTTCGGCGACGGCCGGCCCGGCGACCGTCAGGCCGACATCGTCCGCCGCGCCTTCGACCTCGGGGTCACCCACTTCGACCTGGCCAACAACTACGGGCCGCCGCCCGGCAGTGCCGAGACCAACTTCGGCCGCATCCTGAAAGCCGACTTCCAGCAGCACCGCGACGAGATCGTCATCTCCACGAAGGCCGGCTACACCATGTGGGACGGCCCCTACGGTGACTGGGGTTCCCGCAAGTACCTGGTGTCGTCGCTGGACCAGTCCCTCAAGCGCATGGACCTGGACTACGTCGACGTTTTCTACCACCACCGGCCCGACCCGGAGACGCCGCTGGAGGAGACGATGGGCGCGCTCGACGCGATCGTCCGCTCCGGCAAGGCCCTCTACGTCGGCATCAGCAACTACTCCAGCGAGCAGGCCGCCGAGGCCGCCCGCATCCTGCGGGAACTGGGCACGCCGCTGCTGATCCACCAGCCGTCCTACTCGATGCTGAACCGCTGGATCGAGGACGACAACCTGCTGGACACCCTGGAGACGGCCGGCGCGGGCTGCATCGCGTTCAGCCCGCTGCAGCAGGGCCTGCTCACCGACCGGTACCTCGGGGGCATCCCGGACGACTCGCGGATCCGCACCAGCGTGTTCCTCAACGAGGACGCCCTGGACACCAAGACCCTGGGCCGGCTGCACACGCTCAACGACATCGCCAAGCGGCGCGGCCAGTCCCTCGCCCAGCTGGCCCTGGTCTGGGCGCTGCGCGACGAGCGGATGACCAGCCTGATCATCGGCGCGTCCAGCGTGCAGCAGCTGGAGAACAACATCGCCGCGCTCGGCAACCTGGCCCTCGACCAGAGCGACCTGGACGAAATCGACGCGACGCTGCTGGACGCGTAG
- the gcvP gene encoding aminomethyl-transferring glycine dehydrogenase: protein MTSSPFVSRHIGPDNDEQAQMLKAVGYGSVEQLMDAAIPSTIRFDGVLDLPAGISEEQTIAELRAIADRNVLATPMIGLGYYNTFTPAVIKRNVLENPAWYTAYTPYQPEISQGRLEALLNFQTMVTDLTGLTTANASMLDEATAVAEAMTLARRSSKSKSSVYAVDADTFPQTLSVLRTRAEPLGITVTIVDLDGGELPEDYFGLHLQYPGASGTVRDHSALVEAAHAKGALVTAAADLLALTLLRAPGEIGVDIAAGTTQRFGVPLGFGGPHAGYLAVRAGLERSLPGRLVGVSKDADGDRAYRLALQTREQHIRREKATSNICTAQVLLAVMAGMYAVYHGPAGLKAIAKRVHGHALTVAGSLSAAGVPLAADAFFDTVTAIVPGRAAAIVEAAASAGIDLYPVDADRVSISTDETTTDAHVAAVLAAFGVPVAAAAECGAKPLGRTTDYLVHPVFNTHHSETSMLRYLRRLSDRDYALDRGMIPLGSCTMKLNATTEMEAVTWPEFANIHPFAPSSQTQGYEHLVAQLEAWLAEITGYDAVSVQPNAGSQGELAGLLAIRGYHRSRGDEHRDVCLIPSSAHGTNAASAVMAGMRVVVVACDADGNVDLADLDAKIAKHRDTLSAIMVTYPSTHGVYETSIADLCAKVHEAGGQVYVDGANLNALVGYARPGRFGADVSHLNLHKTFCIPHGGGGPGVGPVAVGAHLAGFLPGNPLEEGDHHAVSAAAHGSAGILPISWAYIRMMGPDGLAAATASAVLAANYVAARLREHYPVLYAGEGGLVAHECILDLRPITKATGVTVDDVAKRLIDYGFHAPTMSFPVAGTLMVEPTESEDLAELDRFIAAMIAIKGEIDKVEAGEWPAGDNPLANAPHTAAAVMADEWNHAYSRSVAGFPAGVDRTAKYWPPVRRIDGAFGDRNLVCSCPSPEAFED from the coding sequence ATGACGTCCTCCCCGTTCGTCTCCCGCCACATCGGCCCGGACAACGACGAGCAGGCCCAGATGCTCAAAGCCGTCGGGTACGGGTCGGTCGAGCAACTCATGGACGCGGCGATCCCGTCCACGATCCGCTTCGACGGTGTCCTCGACCTGCCGGCCGGGATCTCCGAAGAGCAGACGATCGCCGAGCTGCGTGCCATCGCCGACCGTAACGTGCTGGCCACCCCGATGATCGGGCTCGGCTACTACAACACGTTCACCCCGGCCGTGATCAAACGCAACGTCCTGGAGAACCCGGCCTGGTACACGGCGTACACCCCGTACCAGCCGGAGATCAGCCAGGGCCGCCTCGAGGCGCTGCTCAACTTCCAGACCATGGTCACCGACCTGACCGGTCTCACCACGGCGAACGCGTCGATGCTCGACGAGGCCACCGCGGTCGCCGAGGCGATGACCCTCGCGCGGCGTTCGTCCAAGAGCAAGAGCAGCGTGTACGCGGTGGACGCCGACACGTTCCCGCAGACCCTGTCGGTGCTGCGGACCCGGGCCGAACCGCTCGGGATCACCGTCACTATCGTCGACCTCGACGGCGGGGAACTGCCGGAGGACTACTTCGGGCTGCACCTGCAGTACCCGGGCGCGTCCGGCACCGTCCGGGACCACTCTGCCCTGGTGGAGGCCGCCCACGCCAAGGGTGCCCTGGTCACCGCCGCCGCCGACCTGCTCGCGCTGACGCTGCTGCGCGCGCCGGGCGAGATCGGCGTCGACATCGCCGCCGGCACCACCCAGCGTTTCGGGGTGCCGCTCGGCTTCGGTGGCCCGCACGCCGGCTACCTGGCGGTCCGCGCCGGCCTGGAGCGGTCACTGCCCGGCCGCCTGGTCGGTGTCTCCAAGGACGCCGACGGCGACCGTGCCTACCGCCTCGCCCTGCAGACCCGTGAGCAGCACATCCGCCGGGAGAAGGCGACCAGCAACATCTGCACCGCCCAGGTACTCCTCGCGGTGATGGCCGGTATGTACGCGGTCTACCACGGTCCCGCCGGTCTGAAAGCGATCGCCAAGCGGGTGCACGGGCACGCCCTGACCGTGGCCGGATCACTGTCGGCGGCCGGTGTTCCGCTCGCTGCGGACGCCTTCTTCGACACGGTGACCGCGATCGTTCCCGGTCGCGCCGCCGCCATCGTCGAAGCGGCCGCGTCCGCCGGCATCGATCTGTACCCGGTGGACGCGGACCGGGTGTCGATCTCCACCGACGAGACCACCACCGACGCGCACGTCGCCGCGGTCCTGGCCGCCTTCGGTGTCCCGGTCGCCGCTGCCGCCGAGTGCGGCGCCAAGCCGCTGGGCCGCACCACCGACTACCTGGTCCACCCGGTGTTCAACACCCACCACTCCGAGACGAGCATGCTGCGCTACCTGCGCAGACTCTCCGACCGGGACTACGCCCTGGACCGCGGCATGATCCCGCTGGGCTCGTGCACGATGAAGCTGAACGCCACCACCGAGATGGAAGCGGTGACCTGGCCGGAGTTCGCGAACATTCACCCGTTCGCGCCGTCGTCACAGACCCAGGGCTACGAGCACCTGGTCGCCCAGCTCGAAGCCTGGCTCGCCGAGATCACCGGCTACGACGCGGTCAGTGTCCAGCCGAACGCCGGTTCCCAGGGTGAACTGGCCGGTCTGCTCGCGATCCGCGGCTACCACCGCTCGCGTGGCGACGAACACCGTGACGTGTGCCTGATCCCGTCGTCGGCGCACGGCACCAACGCCGCCAGCGCGGTGATGGCCGGCATGCGGGTCGTCGTGGTCGCCTGCGACGCCGACGGCAACGTCGACCTGGCCGACCTGGACGCCAAGATCGCCAAGCACCGGGACACGCTGTCCGCGATCATGGTGACCTACCCGTCGACACACGGCGTGTACGAGACGTCGATCGCCGACCTGTGCGCGAAGGTGCACGAGGCCGGCGGCCAGGTGTACGTGGACGGCGCGAACCTGAACGCGCTGGTCGGCTACGCCCGGCCCGGTAGGTTCGGGGCCGACGTGTCGCACCTGAACCTGCACAAGACGTTCTGCATCCCGCACGGTGGCGGCGGCCCCGGCGTGGGCCCGGTCGCGGTCGGCGCGCACCTGGCCGGCTTCCTGCCGGGCAACCCCCTCGAAGAGGGCGATCACCACGCGGTGTCGGCGGCGGCGCACGGTTCGGCGGGCATCCTGCCGATCTCGTGGGCGTACATCCGGATGATGGGCCCGGACGGTCTCGCGGCGGCGACCGCGTCAGCGGTGCTGGCGGCCAACTACGTCGCGGCGCGACTGCGCGAGCACTACCCGGTGCTGTACGCGGGGGAGGGCGGCCTGGTCGCGCACGAGTGCATCCTCGACCTGCGGCCGATCACCAAGGCCACCGGAGTGACGGTCGACGACGTCGCCAAGCGGCTGATCGACTACGGATTCCACGCGCCGACCATGTCGTTCCCGGTCGCCGGCACCCTGATGGTGGAGCCGACCGAGAGTGAGGACCTGGCCGAGCTGGACCGCTTCATCG